ACTACCTCATAGCCCTCTTCCAGCAGCATCCGCAAGGAGGGGACTGCAAAGGCCGGTGTTCCCATGAACACTATTCTCATTTCATTCACTCCTCAGTTTCACTGCGCTCTGCTGTGTATTCATAGACCTTCTCAGCAATATCCGTGAACAGCACGCCATTCAGGTGGTCAATCTCATGCTGAAAAGCCCGGGCCAGCAGGCCGCTTCCGGTAATGGTCACTTCCTCGCCCTCGCGGTTCAGGCCGTGTACGGTCACTGTCTCCGCACGGCGGACATCCCCGTTCAGGCCCGGAATACTCAGACAGCCTTCGGGTCCGAACTGCTCACCTTCCATGCTGACGATCTCGGGATTGATTAACTTGATCAACCCATGCTCTTCATCGGCATCTATTACAATCAGCCGTTTCAGAATGCCTACCTGCGGGGCTGCGAGACCTACGCCTTCCGCG
The window above is part of the Paenibacillus sp. FSL H8-0048 genome. Proteins encoded here:
- the def gene encoding peptide deformylase, whose protein sequence is MAIRLIVKEPDEVLHKKAKTVTTVTPNVQKLLDDMADTMYDAEGVGLAAPQVGILKRLIVIDADEEHGLIKLINPEIVSMEGEQFGPEGCLSIPGLNGDVRRAETVTVHGLNREGEEVTITGSGLLARAFQHEIDHLNGVLFTDIAEKVYEYTAERSETEE